In the genome of Calliopsis andreniformis isolate RMS-2024a chromosome 10, iyCalAndr_principal, whole genome shotgun sequence, one region contains:
- the LOC143184877 gene encoding putative citrate synthase 2, mitochondrial, whose product MHQIYKRLQYRNVLAVITKNVRKNIFSNKDVGGQRNVLTVSTTRGVPSTSTNLKEALCEKIPIHYDLLRKFRQQHGTSVISHVTVENMYQGLNGVNTMVRETSEIDPKHGIKYRGLTIPEVVTLLPREGRSPSAEAVFWLLLTGDIPTHEQTASLIADWTIRRQKTKLWWSGPGGGIVGSVLQTLPKTTTPLGKLSVALTVFDSSKHLTQALKNGALSHTHWEYMYEDSMELLATLPAIVGLIAKGEELKDVKEEGDWVQFLSECLNNASKISENHKKSMVDFLRLYVTLNADEDGGVPAVHVTEILGASGLDVNKALAAGVLAYANEPGSGTMSEYMAFQKKVQSDLGHQPKEEKLKNYVTTLMKREQLIGYKKVEFCDPRYSALLNYVKEHVPDDSEVKLSQTITRMLTTMMKTVKGRSIYPEQNTIAAPVFQSFGLKDMRFNQVLLCMSRTLGAVASIIWTRAVNIPAERPRSKCTYTYLDSFRGIRRKHKHGKHMRHFQK is encoded by the exons ATGCACCAAATTTACAAAAGACTTCAATATAGAAATGTGCTGGCAGTAATTACAAAGAATGTCAGAAAGAACATTTTTAGCAATAAGGATGTTGGAGGACAGCGAAACGTATTGACG GTGAGCACAACTAGAGGCGTCCCCAGCACTAGTACAAATTTGAAAGAAGCCCtttgcgaaaaaattccaatacATTATGATCTATTAAGGAAGTTTCGTCAGCAACATGGTACCTCTGTAATTAGTCATGTCACCGTAGAAAATATGTACCAAGGTCTCAATGGAGTGAATACTATGGTTAGAGAAACATCCGAAATTGACCCAAAACATGGG ATAAAGTACCGGGGGTTAACAATACCAGAAGTTGTCACTCTTTTACCTCGCGAGGGAAGGTCACCAAGTGCAGAAGCTGTATTTTGGTTACTCTTAACTGGCGATATCCCGACTCATGAACAAACAGCTTCCTTAATTGCTGATTGGACAATTCGGCGTCAAAAAACGAAACTTTGGTGGTCAGGACCAGGTGGAGGAATCGTTGGTTCCGTTCTCCAAACTCTGCCAAAAACGACGACACCTCTAGGAAAATTATCGGTAGCCCTTACCGTTTTTGATTCGAGCAAACATTTAACGCAAGCTTTGAAGAATGGAGCTTTGAGTCATACTCATTGGGAA TATATGTATGAAGATAGTATGGAGTTGCTCGCCACTCTACCGGCGATAGTTGGTCTCATTGCCAAAGGTGAAGAATTGAAAGATGTAAAAGAAGAAGGAGATTGGGTGCAGTTTTTATCCGAATGTTTAAACAACGCATCGAAAATTTCGGAAAATCATAAAAAATCTATGGTGGACTTCCTGCGATTGTATGTTACTTTGAATGC AGACGAGGATGGAGGTGTACCTGCTGTTCATGTCACAGAAATACTTGGAGCATCTGGTTTGGATGTTAATAAAGCGTTAGCAGCAGGAGTTTTGGCGTATGCTAATGAACCTGGTAGTGGTACAATGTCTgaa TATATGGCGTTCCAAAAGAAGGTACAAAGTGATCTAGGTCACCAACcaaaagaagaaaaattaaagaattatGTGACCACACTAATGAAAAGAGAACAGTTGATTGGTTACAAGAAAGTAGAGTTCTGTGATCCAAGATACAGTGCATTACTAAATTATGTGAAAGAACACGTACCAGACGACTCAGAAGTGAAG CTATCCCAAACTATTACACGAATGTTAACTACAATGATGAAAACGGTAAAAGGAAGGAGCATCTATCCCGAGCAAAATACAATTGCAGCCCCAGTTTTTCAG TCCTTCGGGTTGAAAGATATGAGATTCAATCAAGTATTATTATGCATGTCACGAACACTCGGAGCAGTCGCGTCGATCATTTGGACAAGAGCCGTTAATATACCGGCTGAGCGTCCAAGATCAAAATGCACCTACACTTATTTGGATTCTTTTCGAGGAATACGGAGGAAACATAAACATGGGAAACACATGAGACACTTTCAAAAATAA
- the LOC143185085 gene encoding fructose-bisphosphate aldolase, which translates to MRLGDRCSCKDKVTTSVTKYTDLDPALCQELKKIVSTLLTPGKGLLACDESPSSLADRFEELGIENNETSRRDYREMLFSADQSQLTQYISGVILHHETLYQKTSDGVDLPELLRQRNVIPGIKVDKGLVQLFGSKNESTTQGLDDLQERCIQYKRDGCHFTKWRCTYTISETTPSRMAMVTNANVLARYASICQSARLVPIIEPEILNVGDHGINKTLEVHEEVLSILFRTLNEHRVYLEGVILKPAMVLSGVSNNANCTPQIVAEYTLLAMQRTVPPAVPGIVFLSGGLSDPESVSYLNAINCYDGKKPWIITFCYGRALQNAAMQAWKGQPENVAEAQAILLERAKLCSQAALGKLQTNNGICTKKNSQ; encoded by the exons ATGCGGCTAGGCGATCGATGTTCTTGTAAAGATAAAGTAA CGACCTCGGTGACAAAATACACAGACTTGGATCCCGCCCTTTGTCAAGAGTTGAAAAAGATAGTGAGCACCCTCCTGACACCTGGAAAAGGGTTGCTAGCCTGCGACGAGTCCCCATCATCTTTAGCAGACCGGTTCGAGGAGCTTGGCATCGAAAATAATGAAACGAGTCGACGTGACTACCGAGAAATGTTATTCAGTGCTGATCAG TCTCAATTAACACAATACATAAGCGGTGTTATATTACATCACGAGACGCTTTATCAAAAAACATCAGACGGCGTTGATTTGCCAGAATTGCTGCGCCAAAGAAATGTCATACCCGGCATTAAGGTCGACAAGGGCTTGGTCCAGCTGTTTGGCTCAAAGAATGAAAGCACCACGCAAGGTTTGGACGATTTGCAAGAaagatgcatacaatacaaacggGATGGTTGTCACTTCACCAAATGGAGATGCACATACACGATCTCAGAGACTACACCGAGTCGCATGGCCATGGTTACGAATGCGAACGTCCTTGCAAG ATATGCCAGTATATGTCAGAGTGCCCGATTAGTACCCATCATAGAACCAGAAATATTAAATGTCGGTGACCACGGGATAAACAAAACATTAGAAGTTCACGAAGAGGTTCTATCGATTTTATTTCGAACTCTAAACGAGCACCGTGTCTATCTGGAAGGTGTGATTCTCAAGCCAGCGATGGTTTTATCTGGAGTTTCAAATAACGCTAATTGCACACCACAG ATCGTCGCGGAGTACACATTATTAGCTATGCAAAGAACAGtgccaccagcagtgcctggaaTTGTATTTCTGAGCGGCGGATTGTCGGATCCAGAATCTGTCTCATACCTAAACGCTATAAATTGTTATGATGGGAAGAAACCTTGGATCATTACCTTTTGTTACGGGCGTGCTTTACAA AATGCAGCAATGCAAGCTTGGAAAGGACAACCAGAGAACGTGGCAGAAGCTCAAGCAATATTGTTAGAGAGAGCAAAACTCTGCTCACAAGCAGCTTTGGGAAAATTGCAAACCAATAACGGAATTTGTACAAAAAAAAACTCGCAGTAA
- the Rnft2 gene encoding ring finger protein, transmembrane 2 translates to MADSAQVEEIIDMSPNSTMRHISNTNEIRQLTGLLMTHSSTPTQSAPSMNIRGFNLSSRAMGHSRLFTNNISSTIDQVRPLIADARIQSGISLSSLLNIQRIQNPLNTATSSSDTFVINVEDQPTNNANLHNMLSHDNHYDQATTTDNFLNYIREGTHDIANENQNVINHNNNNSNDNDSNNNNSNTEENSTEAIQISQETLALLKVFQNYIPFVIILLAKGIYDHRTGILNFIVLLVTFNHANNVVKREIAKQHNKSWMSLFVIVCYIIACIAFINFEYDTHVFSLYTQPLTIWELLWSVLITDFILKLITIVCKVFLTCLPSKILAIRKRGKYYLMVEATSQLYRCVAPVQPWLYYFFEAYQGPEKILGVCFSVLYTVSKGKDLLSHVKLFHTAIYKLLQNVNLGIAPSKEQLAASGGICAICHEEYSMPVRLHCKHIFCETCVLTWLDRERSCPLCRAAITDDPIYRDGHTTHFIQLY, encoded by the exons ATGGCAGATTCTGCACAAGTGGAAGAAATCATTGATATGTCTCCTAATTCCACAATGCGTCACATATCAAATACAAATGAAATTAGACAATTAACTGGTTTGTTAATGACACATTCATCAACTCCAACTCAGTCTGCACCATCTATGAATATAAGAGGTTTTAATTTGAGCTCAAGAGCTATGGGCCATTCTAGACTGTTTACAAATAATATATCTTCTACTATAGATCAGGTCAGACCTCTTATAGCAGATGCACGTATT CAATCTGGAATTTCATTAAGTTCCTTATTGAACATTCAAAGAATTCAAAATCCATTAAATACAGCAACTTCATCATCTGATACTTTTGTAATCAATGTTGAAGATCAACCAACAAATAATGCAAATTTACATAACATGTTAAGTCATGACAATCATTATGATCAAGCAACTACAAcagataattttttaaattatattcgTGAAGGTACACATGATATTGCAAATGAAAATCAGAATGTTATTAATCACaacaacaataatagtaatgacaatgacagcaataataataatagcaatacgGAGGAGAACTCTACAGAAGCAATACAAATTAGTCAAGAGACTCTTGCATTGCTTAAAGTATTTCAAAACTACATCCCTTTTGTTATTATACTTCTAGCTAAGGGTATTTATGATCATAGAACTGGTATATTGAACTTTATAGTATTACTTGTCACATTTAATCATGCTAATAATGTTGTGAAACGTGAAATTGCAAAACAACATAATAAAAGTTGGATGTCTCTTTTTGTTATTGTATGCTACATCATTGCTTGTATAgcttttattaattttgaatatgatacACATGTATTTTCTCTGTACACCCAACCCCTCACAATTTGGGAGTTACTATGGTCAGTTCTGATAACAGATTTCATTCTGAAATTGATCACTATAGTTTGTAAAGTGTTCTTAACATGTTTACCTTCAAAAATTTTGGCAATTCGAAAAAGG GGAAAGTATTATCTTATGGTAGAAGCAACATCTCAACTTTATCGGTGTGTCGCACCTGTTCAGCCATGgttatattatttttttgagGCATATCAAGGTCCTGAGAAGATCTTGGGAGTATGTTTCTCTGTATTATACACAGTAAGCAAAGGAAAGGACTTGTTATCACATGTGAAGTTATTTCATACTGCCATTTATAAATTACTCCAAAATGTG AACTTGGGTATAGCACCATCAAAAGAACAGTTAGCAGCCTCTGGTGGCATTTGCGCAATTTGTCACGAAGAATATTCAATGCCAGTCAGACTACATTGTAAACATATTTTTTGTGAAACATGTGTTTTAACATGGCTAGACAGAGAACGTTCGTGTCCCTTATGTCGTGCAGCAATCACAGACGATCCAATCTATCGAGATGGTCATACaacacattttatacaattatatTGA
- the LOC143184876 gene encoding uncharacterized protein LOC143184876, whose product MSTREKSDSRSEQYAKSKEERERRQSVSSQSDDSDTKKKRRNTCSKDKRKKSKHRSSSSSSSSSSASSHEGKHSNDKDKRNDKWDKRHENGVRSYRMNMRDMRGHYKGRSGFMDNRKRNFNYRPYKHSTFYDRNRMHNNSQYNRYNNDRRGHRFSNHNSRRPPYDRSRSRSNYDHDQRNVKDCSEHSRESSKERHSKHSSSDKMVSKKGDTEDASSKSKEKRKGDDSQEKTDSTSKKSKRKRSSSSSSSSSVSSTSSESSSTSSSSSSSTSSYSSSSTDTSENERKRKKAKRKAKKLKKAMKKRRKKKRMKKKLKKKLKKSLSKKKSRYTEKPKENNSKDVSQEVSEKSKAMAPMTKEEWEKKQSVIRKVYDEETGRYRLIKGDGEVLEEIVSRERHREINKQATKGDGEYFQARLKANVL is encoded by the exons ATGAGTACTAGAGAGAAAAGTGATTCGCGATCAGAGCAGTATGCTAAATCGAAAGAAGAGAGGGAAAGGAGACAGTCGGTATCGTCTCAAAGTGATGATTCTGATACTAAGAAAAAAAGACGCAACACGTGTAGTAAAGATAAAAGAAAGAAATCAAAGCACAGAAGTAGCTCCAGCAGTTCAAGTTCTTCCAGTGCCTCCAGTCATGAAGGGAAACATTCAAATGACAAAGACAAACGCAACGACAAGTGGGATAAGAGGCACGAGAATGGAGTTAGATCATACAGAATGAATATGAGAGATATGAGAGGACATTACAAAGGAAGGAGTGGATTCATGGACAATAGGAAGCGTAACTTCAATTACAGACCCTACAAACATTCTACATTTTATGATAGAAATAGAATGCACAATAATTCACAGTATAATAGGTACAATAATGATAGAAGAGGTCATAGATTTTCAAATCATAACAGTCGAAGACCACCTTACGATAGGTCTAGAAGTAGAAGCAATTATGACCATGATCAAAGAAACGTGAAAGACTGTAGTGAGCATTCACGAGAAAGTTCAAAAGAAAGACATTCAAAACATTCTAGCTCTGATAAAATGGTATCAAAGAAAGGGGATACAGAAGATGCTTCTTCAAAGAGCAAAGAGAAAAGGAAGGGAGATGATAGCCAAGAAAAGACTGATTCTACTAGTAAAAAGTCAAAAAGGAAGAGATCTTCATCCTCCTCAAGTTCCTCAAGTGTTAGCAGCACTAGTAGCGAAAGCAGTAGCACTAGTTCAAGTAGTAGCAGTAGTACCAGTAGTTACAGCAGTAGTAGCACAGATACCtctgaaaatgaaagaaaacgtAAAAAAGCAAAAAGGAAAgctaaaaaattgaagaaagcTATGAAGAAGCGTAGAAAAAAGAAACGAATGAAGAAAAAGTTGAAGAAGAAGCTGAAGAAATCATTGTCTAAGAAAAAGTCACGATATACTGAAAAACCCAAAGAAAATAATTCTAAAGATGTATCTCAAGAAGTTTCAGAGAAATCAAAAGCAATGGCACCAATGACAAAAGAGGAATGGGAAAAGAAACAGAGTGTAATACGTAAAGTTTATGATGAAGAAACTGGAAGATACAG GTTGATTAAAGGTGATGGTGAAGTCTTAGAAGAAATAGTAAGCAGAGAACGTCATAGAGAGATTAACAAACAAGCAACTAAAGGAGATGGAGAATATTTCCAAGCACGCTTAAAAGCCAATGTTTTGTGA